A region of the Culex quinquefasciatus strain JHB chromosome 1, VPISU_Cqui_1.0_pri_paternal, whole genome shotgun sequence genome:
CAGCTTTCGTCGGAATTAGCAACGGAAGAACGATCATCATGCCTCGCACAACGGTGTCCCTCTCGCAGCCGTCCGGCTCGCGTCAAACGCAGCGAAACCGGTCGTTCGGCGAATCAACCCAGACGCAGGGCGCAACGCAGGCCGATCCGGATTTTGACGAATATGTCGTGAACACGGTGCGGGTGGTGCTGAATCTGTCCGTCAACAAGCACCCGATCAAGAAGACCGACGTGGTGAAGAATGCGTTGGCCGGGAACGGTCGCGTGCTGCCGAAGATCCTGCCGCAGGTGATTGCGGAATTGGAGGACGTTTATGGGTACAAGCTGGTGGAGACGGAACGGAACAAGACGTTCTTGCTGGTGTCGAAGTTGGCGTCCGGGTCGGTGCTGGATCTGAGCGAGGACTTTCGGCAGAAGTACACGCTGCTGTATTTGGTGCTGGGGTACATTTTTATGAAGAATGGGAACGTGCCGGAGCAGGGGTTGTACGATTTTCTTGAGAAGCTGAACATTCCGACGAACGGCGAGGAGCACCGGTTCTTCGGGAACGCGCAACGGCTGATCACGGAGACGTTCGTGAAGCAGGCATATTTGGTGCGCTCGAAGCAGGTCGTCGAAGGGATGAACGACGATCGGTTCTTTTTCAGCTGGGGCGCACGAGCCGACCACGAGTTGAGCAAGAAGGACATTCTGGAATCGATCTGCAAGCTGATGGGGAAGCCGACGGTTGTTTATGTGAAGCAGCACATGGCCGCGTACGGTGGCAATGACGAGGATGAGGACGAGGAGGACGAATCGATGGAACAGACGCAGTAGAGGTTAAGGGTGGGTTTGGTCGGTTAAGCCGGATTTAAGActggatttctgaatatatTTAAGCGTTAATTAAACGATCGAAGTGACTTTCATagcatgatttttatttttcagaggAAAGAATTCAAATTACTACAACTCAGTTGTACACATTTACATTAGACCGGAACCAGCCGGGAATATCTGGCGAAACAGCCGGTGATGACATTCTCCACTTCTTGTGGCGTCTTGCCACAGTTGGCCAACCCTTTAGTCCACTCCTTAATCTGAGCCATTCCAAGACTCAACATCCACCCGGCTCTCAACGGCACCGGACTCCAGTTCTGGCACTGGATGACCCCGTCCGTCAGCGTTAGATTCTGCAGTCGTTGCAGCATGTCCAAATGGGGCAAGGATTTGTACGAAATCGTAAATCCGCACAGCTTCATCGAGTACAACTTGGTGCAAACCCGGCAAACGTCTCTAAAAAGCGCGTCCTTGACGGAACTAATGTGAACGTAGCGCAGGTTCGTCATCTTGGCCAGCAATTCCACCCTAAATCTAGGCGTTTCAAGGTGCAAATCGAACGTTTCAGCAGAAACATCCGCAAAATGCAGCACCTCCAGCTGGTCGAACCGGTTCACACCCAAATTGCGCCAAATCTTGTTCGGAATGTCCAACTCCAACCTCCCGATCGAATTGCTCCAGTTAAGGTTCAGCACGCAAAACGACAACCAGCGGGACGTCTGAATCTTCACAAACGACAACTTCGGCGCCTCAATCGCAAACGTTGGCCGGACGTGCCCAATCCCTCCAACCACCGTATCGACCCACCAAAGCGCCTGCAACCCCGGAATGACCACGTGACACCATTCAAACATCAGCTCATCCCTCGCCTGGTACGGCCTCCTCGGCCCGCTAATCCTCACAG
Encoded here:
- the LOC6035097 gene encoding non-structural maintenance of chromosomes element 3 homolog, giving the protein MPRTTVSLSQPSGSRQTQRNRSFGESTQTQGATQADPDFDEYVVNTVRVVLNLSVNKHPIKKTDVVKNALAGNGRVLPKILPQVIAELEDVYGYKLVETERNKTFLLVSKLASGSVLDLSEDFRQKYTLLYLVLGYIFMKNGNVPEQGLYDFLEKLNIPTNGEEHRFFGNAQRLITETFVKQAYLVRSKQVVEGMNDDRFFFSWGARADHELSKKDILESICKLMGKPTVVYVKQHMAAYGGNDEDEDEEDESMEQTQ